A region of the Syngnathus typhle isolate RoL2023-S1 ecotype Sweden unplaced genomic scaffold, RoL_Styp_1.0 HiC_scaffold_486, whole genome shotgun sequence genome:
CTTTGTATGTGTTAACATGAGGTGGGAGGGCGGGGCTGAGTGGTAGGACAAGTGCACAGAGAGAGACGGTAGGAAAGTCTTACCAGGTTTACAAGGCTCACACCGCTTCACATATTGCAATATCTGGACTGTGGGTGTTTCTCCTCCAACATGGATCTGCTGTCTTAAAAAAGAACAATATTTCCTACTCAGACTACGCAGACCATCATGGGATTTTCTGGAACAAGATAGACTCCTTCAGCATGCTGGACTTTTCACCCCATCTCATAATTCAGCGCCTCTTACTGTCCTTGTGGTTGGTGAACACTTGGCACCGAGCGACTGGCTCTATTGGCGATGGCAGACAGATGTGGCAAATGCCCAAGCCGGTCGCAATCAGTCTAGAacaatcatttcttcatgatacGTTCCCCGCAGGGTTCCTCTGGGGGTCTGGGACATCCGCTTTCCAGACCGAAGGATCATGGGACAAGGATGGAAAGGGGGAATCCATCTGGGACCATTTCACCCAATCCAAGACGGACAATGTGGCCAGTGACAGCTATGTCCACTGGGAAGATGATGTGCAGGCACTTGAGTATCTGGGGGTGACATCgtactctttctccctctcgtGGCCCAGACTGTTCCCTGATGGGAATGCAACAGGTCCTCCCTGTCAACCTGCTGTGGAGCACTACAACCGTCTCATAAACAGGCTGGTGGAAAAGAAAATTGAGCCCATTGTCACCATCCATCATTGGGATCTGCCGCTGGTCCTGCAGGAGGCGTATGGAGGATGGAAAAATGACACACTTATTGAATTGTTTGGGAACTATGCTGCCTTTTGCTTCCGGACATTTGGGGATCGTGTCAGGTACTGGCTTACGATGCATAACCCGTACTTGGTAGCTGTGCAGGGGTACGGCGTGGGGCTGCATGCCCCTGGAGAAACTGGAGGACTTGCTGCCTCTTTTATTGTGGCCCACAATTTGATCAGGGTAAGTAAGTCTTTCATCATGTGTACTTTGCTGCAAATGAGTTATTTTCATCTTTTGTTCCCTTAATtagtcagtaaaaaaaaaaagcaccaactTGTTGACGTCTATTTATttgtcatatatttttttggtcaATAAACAGATCATTTTATGAGATATGGAGGTCTAAAGTCCGCCATGTCCGTACAGTGTGTGACAGGAAGTCATGGAGATATGCCTCGATGATAATCActcatgtttttgtcatttaaagCGCTGGACAGATGGTGTGTGTTGACACTCATATGAGAACGAGATCATTATAGTGTTAGGTCAAGTGTATGATTACCATGTCTGTTGCTCCGCTCATACAGCCGTCCCTCAATATCTCACGGTTATCTTTTTGCAGATTCAGTGCATCAGCAATTGTTCACTATTTTACAGTAACACATTTTCCACACAAAAGCCAGGAGGAAAGAGTGCAAAAAGAAATGTCAAAAAGTTTTGGAGCATTTCACACTTAATAAAAGAAACTAATTGCCCTTCTATGGTAAAGTAAACATCCTTAGTGAGATGAATTGTGcgcgttttgtcttttttttttgggaggggtgaAAGAGATGCTGGAATGGACTAATGACTTTTCTCCTGTGGAAAATAGTTTCCTTTTTCTAGCTAACAGGGACTCTGACCTATTTTCCACACTCCCTTAATTTCAATGGTCAAAGATGATTTGAAGTGTAAGTGTTTTAGTGTTGTGACGGAACGAAATAATCTCATATCCCGGGGCACTACGGTTTTTGTACTTCATCACTTCTTACTACTGAAAATGATTGATGAATtagtaatgttgtttttttctgggaTTACCAGGCACACGCCAAAGCCTGGCACATCTACGATACCCACTACCGCCCAGAGCAGAAGGGTAAACTGTCCATTGTTTTGGGCTCCCACTGGGTTGAACCTCAAAAAGGCCAACCCGTAGCCACCGGTGTCGATCTTTGTCAACAGTCAATGGATGCTGTTCTTGGTTGGTTCGCCAATCCCATTTTAGGTGATGGAGATTACCCGCCTTCTTTGAAAAACAAGCACAGGGGCCTCCTGCCCACATTCACTACCAAGGAGAAGCTGTGGGTGAACAACACAGCCGACTTTTTTGCCCTGTCCTTCGGGCCAAACAACCTCCGTCTGGGCCGCACCCTGCCCCACTTTGGCCAGGTTGTGTCACCAGATCTTAGGCGCGTTCTGGGTTGGATAAAGCTGGAGTACGGGGACTTGCAAGTTCTGGTGGCTGAGGGTGGATGGTTCTCTGAAGCTAGTGTGGGAAGAGAGGACACAGTGGCCATTTACTTGATGAAGAGATTTATCAACCATGTATTACAAGGTACAGTGTTGAAATACTATATATGATTGAAACAAAATTATCTCATTTCATAAAGGTGTTATGAAAATAGATTTTACTGTTTTAATTGTAAAAATGTCATTGTATCTGAATATCAACAAAAGCTCAATATAAAcctatttattattatcattattaatgttatcaatattatcattattattgttattattattattagtagtagtagtgctATGTTTTGTGTTCCAGCTGGCCGGTTGGATAGGGTTCGGTTGCTAGGCTACACTGCGTGGTCACTGGTAGACAGCTTTGAATGGAACTACAACTACTCAGTCCGCCGGGGCCTTTTCTATGTTGACTTCACTCATCCTAATCGAACCAAGACGCCCAAAACCAGTGCTCAGTACTACAGGCGGGTTATTGCTGACAATGGATTCCCCCAAGTGGAACCCTCCAGAGAAGTTGAAGGCAGTTTCCCCTGTGATTTTCACTGGGGTATTGCTGACTCCACCTTGCAGGTAAATGCATTCAGGCAAAATGGATCTAAACAAATGCAaccatccatttttctctctctctcctttgttAGGCCCGCTTTTACCCCTTCTCCCCCCAATTCAAAGATCCCA
Encoded here:
- the LOC133149800 gene encoding beta-klotho-like — protein: MLDFSPHLIIQRLLLSLWLVNTWHRATGSIGDGRQMWQMPKPVAISLEQSFLHDTFPAGFLWGSGTSAFQTEGSWDKDGKGESIWDHFTQSKTDNVASDSYVHWEDDVQALEYLGVTSYSFSLSWPRLFPDGNATGPPCQPAVEHYNRLINRLVEKKIEPIVTIHHWDLPLVLQEAYGGWKNDTLIELFGNYAAFCFRTFGDRVRYWLTMHNPYLVAVQGYGVGLHAPGETGGLAASFIVAHNLIRAHAKAWHIYDTHYRPEQKGKLSIVLGSHWVEPQKGQPVATGVDLCQQSMDAVLGWFANPILGDGDYPPSLKNKHRGLLPTFTTKEKLWVNNTADFFALSFGPNNLRLGRTLPHFGQVVSPDLRRVLGWIKLEYGDLQVLVAEGGWFSEASVGREDTVAIYLMKRFINHVLQAGRLDRVRLLGYTAWSLVDSFEWNYNYSVRRGLFYVDFTHPNRTKTPKTSAQYYRRVIADNGFPQVEPSREVEGSFPCDFHWGIADSTLQARFYPFSPQFKDPNVYSWNWTGDGSFRAIPGVKLHTNRSQCTDYLAIRSHLYLFVSTGATHYRFALNWSLILPHGDLSSVNVEALRYYRCVLTELKKLDLEALVILYYPTHKAPHLGLPGALHASGGWLNYSTVEAFQEYASLCYRELGSWVRYWITVNEPNRLTDIYSNANERHQAAHNLLLAHAKAWRLHELKYSRQQGAMVSLALHADWAEPANPFLLQSHGAAVKRFLLFELAYFLDPLLGTGDEEKQGKEDYPLEIKAYLKERAWPRSQQTSPLPTFTKTEREELKGALSFIALNHFTTRLVSPFPNNGQKNHPGNHDFLILSDPTWPSSRLGQALVPWGLRKILNWVTERYGRARPIIITASGIDDQAPVQDTMRQHYLKSYLQEALKARQLDGVNLRGFYVWKLQDDHVPQYGLFSSPHQQSKEKASVDFYRQIITRSGFPKDVTLHKCRSIKVQPVCNLCVWLSKNKALTVFGCCFIITAVIFIALVISTVITRRKYIKGRRSAVSMMSRRRRRIQ